From Paenibacillus graminis, a single genomic window includes:
- a CDS encoding DMT family transporter, with protein sequence MAYLLLAVSIASELLGTSMLKASQGFTRLVPSIVTVVAFVCSFYFLSISLKSIPLNTAYAIWSGLGTVITVVVSVIIWKEKINTASIIGIALIIIGVVVLNLLGPGHGASEDQQSSNMHSAAARK encoded by the coding sequence ATGGCTTATTTACTGCTGGCGGTATCCATTGCCAGTGAATTGCTGGGAACATCGATGCTGAAAGCTTCCCAAGGCTTTACACGGCTGGTTCCGTCTATTGTGACAGTGGTTGCATTCGTATGTTCGTTCTATTTCTTGTCGATCTCGCTGAAGTCCATTCCCTTGAATACAGCGTATGCCATCTGGTCAGGGCTTGGTACTGTAATTACAGTAGTTGTGTCAGTCATAATCTGGAAGGAAAAGATTAATACCGCAAGCATCATCGGCATCGCCCTCATCATCATTGGCGTGGTTGTGCTGAATTTGCTGGGTCCGGGACACGGGGCTTCTGAAGATCAGCAATCTAGTAATATGCATTCTGCGGCTGCTCGTAAGTAG
- a CDS encoding DUF1036 domain-containing protein, which produces MGFYVQNNTPNPIWVAVGYYDPNCSPTTYVKQGWYRIVPGRRSLIVSGSAANQRFYFYGHDNFGNIWGGNFNTYIPDSVFKMCWVERCQGTGCNRVGFDERVVGNFQNYTVNFINENQGASRAKNTVVSKKGTPRFKLGRFSIKKTPGKLGKLGRVVRPLRGR; this is translated from the coding sequence ATGGGTTTTTATGTTCAAAATAACACCCCTAACCCCATATGGGTTGCTGTCGGCTACTATGATCCTAATTGTAGTCCTACCACTTATGTTAAACAGGGCTGGTATCGGATAGTACCAGGTAGACGTTCACTCATTGTGTCAGGATCTGCCGCCAATCAAAGATTCTATTTCTACGGGCATGACAATTTCGGTAATATTTGGGGCGGTAATTTCAACACCTATATTCCAGATTCAGTTTTCAAGATGTGCTGGGTAGAAAGATGCCAGGGCACAGGCTGTAACAGGGTGGGGTTTGATGAAAGAGTTGTCGGCAATTTCCAAAACTACACAGTAAACTTTATCAATGAAAACCAAGGTGCATCTAGAGCAAAAAATACTGTAGTATCGAAAAAAGGAACTCCTAGATTCAAATTAGGCAGGTTCAGCATTAAGAAGACACCTGGGAAGTTAGGCAAGTTAGGCAGAGTAGTTAGACCGTTACGCGGTAGATAG
- a CDS encoding GntR family transcriptional regulator has protein sequence MNEPTSSKPMYEKIFDEVKESILTQAYRLGERVPSEKELAETYNVSRITSKKALELLAAEHLIVRKPGRGSFVADPAVESQELPTAAGTGRTAINTEEKTIGLIITDFGNSYGTGLIYGMEQASRDNDCFLVLRRTFGIPENEEQSIQKLLNLGVDGLIIFPAQGEYFNAEILKLVIGRFPLVLVDRHLKGVAAASISSDNLQAALEATEYLFDLGHTHISFLSPPPVDTTAVEDRIEGFIQAHAQRGIMVDKELWVSDLTSTLPKFFNPDNIERDIARLISHLETHPSITALFAIEYNIALLAKTAVERLGLRIPEDISIICFDSPPTHLGGGYSFTHMRQNEEEMGRIAVENVLSLMNGQPVPNKVMLEAKLIPGSSTGPAALKKRH, from the coding sequence ATGAACGAACCGACTTCTTCCAAGCCGATGTATGAGAAAATATTTGACGAAGTGAAGGAGAGCATCTTGACTCAAGCCTACCGGCTTGGAGAGCGCGTCCCTTCTGAGAAAGAGCTTGCCGAAACCTATAATGTAAGCCGCATTACCAGCAAAAAAGCGCTAGAGCTGCTCGCCGCGGAGCATCTGATCGTCCGCAAGCCGGGCAGGGGCTCCTTTGTGGCCGATCCAGCGGTCGAATCCCAGGAACTGCCGACTGCAGCAGGTACCGGGAGGACTGCAATCAATACAGAAGAAAAGACGATTGGGCTGATTATAACCGACTTCGGCAACAGCTACGGGACCGGACTGATTTATGGAATGGAGCAGGCCTCCCGCGATAATGACTGTTTCCTGGTCCTGCGGAGGACCTTCGGTATTCCTGAGAATGAAGAGCAATCTATCCAGAAGCTGCTCAATCTTGGCGTGGATGGGCTCATCATTTTCCCGGCTCAGGGTGAATATTTTAATGCTGAAATTCTCAAGCTGGTCATTGGCCGTTTCCCGCTGGTCCTGGTGGACCGGCATTTGAAGGGGGTTGCCGCCGCATCGATCAGCTCGGATAATCTCCAGGCTGCACTTGAAGCCACCGAATATTTGTTCGATCTGGGGCATACGCATATATCGTTTTTGTCACCTCCTCCGGTAGATACAACAGCCGTTGAAGACCGGATTGAAGGCTTCATTCAGGCTCACGCCCAGAGGGGAATTATGGTAGATAAGGAACTGTGGGTCAGTGACCTGACTTCGACACTGCCGAAGTTTTTTAACCCGGATAATATTGAAAGGGACATAGCGCGCCTGATCTCTCATTTGGAAACCCACCCTTCCATTACCGCACTATTTGCCATTGAGTATAATATTGCCCTGCTCGCCAAGACTGCAGTAGAACGCCTGGGGCTGCGAATTCCTGAAGACATTTCAATAATTTGCTTCGACAGTCCGCCCACCCATCTCGGCGGCGGCTATTCCTTCACCCATATGCGCCAGAATGAAGAAGAGATGGGCCGGATTGCTGTGGAAAATGTGCTGAGTCTTATGAACGGGCAGCCCGTACCTAATAAAGTAATGCTGGAGGCGAAGCTGATCCCCGGCAGCTCGACCGGACCGGCAGCCCTTAAAAAAAGACATTAG
- a CDS encoding response regulator transcription factor — protein sequence MSQTVLIVDDEREVVDLLKLYIENEGYNVLEAFDGKEALELARKHAIHLIVLDIMMPDCDGLQVVKELRQSLSVPVIFLSARVQDHDKILGLNLGADDYMTKPFNPLEVVARIQAQLRRYQYLHTECAVVSEVLEIGSLMLDKAGCQLHKNGRLITLTSIEYKLLLHFMENPGRVFTKRQLLDRVWQQWFGDDNTLLVYISKLRDKIEDDPRKPVYLTTIRGLGYRFEKK from the coding sequence GTGAGTCAAACTGTATTGATCGTGGATGACGAGCGCGAGGTCGTCGATTTGCTGAAATTGTATATAGAGAACGAAGGATACAATGTGCTGGAGGCGTTTGACGGAAAAGAAGCGCTGGAGCTGGCCCGCAAGCATGCCATACATCTAATTGTGCTTGATATCATGATGCCTGACTGCGACGGGCTTCAGGTGGTTAAGGAGCTGCGCCAATCTCTGTCCGTGCCCGTGATCTTCCTGTCCGCGCGGGTGCAGGATCATGATAAGATTCTGGGGCTTAATCTCGGAGCTGACGACTATATGACCAAGCCTTTTAACCCGCTGGAGGTGGTCGCGCGCATACAGGCGCAGCTTAGAAGATATCAATATCTGCATACAGAGTGTGCTGTGGTCTCCGAGGTGCTAGAGATCGGGAGCCTGATGCTGGACAAAGCCGGCTGCCAGCTGCACAAGAACGGCCGGTTAATTACACTGACGTCCATTGAGTATAAATTACTGCTTCATTTCATGGAGAACCCGGGGCGTGTATTTACCAAACGCCAGTTGTTGGACCGTGTCTGGCAGCAGTGGTTTGGGGACGACAACACTCTCCTGGTGTACATAAGCAAGCTGCGTGACAAAATTGAGGATGACCCCAGAAAGCCGGTCTACTTAACCACGATCCGGGGCCTGGGCTACCGGTTTGAAAAGAAATGA